A genomic region of Anas acuta chromosome 1, bAnaAcu1.1, whole genome shotgun sequence contains the following coding sequences:
- the GPR162 gene encoding probable G-protein coupled receptor 162: protein MGDSESESTLHNNSLWWLACGMLALLANSWIILSITAKQQKHKPLELLLCFLAGTHILMAAVPLTTYAVVQLRRESSDYDWNESICKVFVSTYYTLALATCFTVASLSYHRMWMVRWPVNYRLSNAKKQALHAVMGIWMVSFILSTLPSIGWHNNGERYYARGCQFIVSKIGLGFGVCFSLLLLGGIVMGLVCVGITFYQTLWAHRRRQQCRHQRAEEASSCSSAHNTFNVPAIVVEDVRGKRRSSLDGSESAKTSLQMTNLISAIVFLYDTLTGVPILVVSFFSLRYDTAPTWMVLAVLWCSMVQTLLLPSFIWSCERYRADLRTVWEQCVAIMSEEDGDDDGVCDDYGDGRICKVRFDANGAAAVKRDSRDIKLLPMHHMLLPQDKVHYLQVPISRRMSHDETNIFSTHRSTPSFLHKWSSSDDIRIATPRKPGVPSFLPPQLHDYQHRRRPPEDELTTLRQFLEGGLVPRVSSSSACFFRDEITTFIDETPQPTPACSPRHSRLPLASRRERRLSLGSREEESAERPRRCSLAGNEAWHRQDGEQAPRERTPEACEAQTFQEPKL, encoded by the exons GGATTATCCTCAGCATCACAGCCAAACAGCAGAAACACaagcccctggagctgctgctctgcttccttgCTGGGACTCACATCCTTATGGCAGCGGTGCCCCTCACCACCTACGCTGTGGTGCAGCTGCGGCGCGAGTCCTCCGACTATGACTGGAACGAGAGCATCTGCAAGGTCTTTGTCTCCACCTACTACACCCTGGCCCTGGCCACCTGCTTCACGGTGGCCTCCCTCTCCTACCACCGCATGTGGATGGTGAGGTGGCCGGTCAACTACCGGCTGAGCAATGCCAAGAAGCAGGCTCTGCACGCCGTCATGGGCATCTGGATGGTGTCCTTCATCCTCTCCACCCTGCCCTCCATCGGCTGGCACAACAACGGCGAGCGGTACTATGCCCGCGGCTGCCAGTTCATTGTCAGCAAGATCGGGCTGGGCTTTGGCGTCTGCTTTAGCCTCCTGCTGCTCGGAGGAATCGTCATGGGCTTGGTGTGCGTGGGGATCACCTTCTACCAGACCCTGTGGGCGCACAGAAGGCGCCAGCAGTGCCGCCATCAGCGGGCAGAGGAAGCATCGTCCTGCTCATCCGCACACAACACTTTCAACGTGCCAGCCATTGTGGTGGAGGACGTGCGGGGCAAGAGGAGGTCCTCGCTGGACGGCTCCGAGTCAGCCAAGACCTCCCTGCAGATGACCAACCTCATCAGCGCCATCGTCTTCCTGTACGACACGCTCACCGGGGTGCCCATCTTG GTTGTGAGCTTTTTTAGCCTGCGCTATGACACAGCCCCCACCTGGATGGTCCTCGCCGTGCTCTGGTGCTCCATGGTGCAgaccctgctgctcccctccttcATCTGGTCCTGCGAGCGCTACCGAGCGGATCTCCGCaccgtgtgggagcagtgcgTGGCTATCATGTCTGAGGAGGATGGAGATGACG ATGGCGTGTGTGACGATTATGGTGATGGCAGGATCTGCAAAGTGAGATTTGATGCCAACGGTGCTGCAGCTGTGAAGCGGGACTCTCGGGATATCAAACTGCTACCCATGCACCACATGTTGTTGCCCCAGGACAAGGTGCATTACCTGCAG GTCCCTATCTCCCGGAGAATGTCGCATGATGAGACTAACATCTTCTCCACCCACCGCTCCACTCCATCCTTCCTACACAAGTGGTCTTCATCTGACGACATCCGCATTGCCACCCCCCGCAAGCCTGGAGTCCCCAGCTTCTTGCCTCCTCAGCTGCATGACTACCAGCACCGCCGGCGGCCCCCGGAAGACGAGCTGACAACCCTACGGCAGTTTTTGGAGGGGGGGCTGGTGCCGCGGGTGTCCAGCTCCAGCGCCTGCTTCTTCCGAGATGAGATCACCACCTTCATCGACGAGACGCCGCAGCCcaccccagcctgcagcccacgGCACTCCCGTCTCCCGCTGGCATCGCGCCGCGAGCGCCGCCTCTCCCTcggcagcagggaggaggagagcgcCGAGCGGCCGCGGCGCTGCTCGCTGGCCGGCAACGAGGCCTGGCATCGGCAGGACGGGGAGCAGGCGCCACGGGAAAGGACGCCGGAGGCCTGTGAGGCACAGACCTTCCAGGAGCCCAAACTATGA
- the P3H3 gene encoding prolyl 3-hydroxylase 3, producing the protein MAPLPCFLLLLLLLRAASATSPPSRLAPYDLLYADGVRAYFARDWGRAAELLQRSLHSYAGLRAARRSCRASCRREAAFLADPPAAGPWEAALFERVLQRADCLQHCLGGRLGAAPSAHRASLAVRRDFEQREPYNYLQVAFFQLKKLDQAVSAAHTFFVANPQHLQMREDMEKYRRMSGVKADNFRDLEAAPHWEAYEAGVQHYNADEYLQAVDRLEESLREALSALEECRALCEGPLEEEEEEEEEEMQPGLYEAIAAHYIQVLKCRQQCVLDIATKPGRISATEDFIPSHLDLLQFAYDQVGNQALAAECAASYLLFYPTDEPVLEKMKQYQTELGEDTTVTARENIHHYVQRSLMEKKLIYYAVEHLGGTFNDPDLWTPDELIPESLKQKYREDQEKQKQETLDVEEREKRGPLPFEGITVTMDSRQMNGTHRVVFDRVLTESECKDLLRLTKAAAGTGDGYRARRSPHTPHERFEGLTVLKATQLAQNGDVDWRDAKLLLQASEKSRKIIESYFTPGKKLHFSFTHLVCRTAVEEEQEGRMDLSHPVHADNCLLDPEGKECWKEPPAYVYRDYSGILYLNDDFQGGGLFFTEMDAVTVTAKVRPKCGRLVAFSSGKENPHGVRAVSRGRRCAIALWYTHSQEHAEQERVKAEELMEQRATEQNQPEGEEYQGADHSSRSSSEPLAPDGRAGPVSRRHKPGSDRRQHPKQTRARDEF; encoded by the exons ATGGCCCCGCTTccttgcttcctcctcctcctcctcctcctccgcgcTGCCTCCGCCACGTCCCCGCCGTCTCGCCTGGCCCCCTACGACCTGCTGTACGCCGACGGGGTGCGGGCGTACTTCGCCCGCGACTGGGGGCGGGCGGCCGAGCTGCTGCAGCGCTCCCTGCACAGCTACGCGGGGCTGCGGGCCGCCCGCCGCTCCTGCCGGGCCTCCTGCCGTCGGGAGGCCGCTTTCCTGGCCGATCCGCCGGCCGCCGGGCCCTGGGAAGCGGCGCTCTTCGAGCGGGTGCTGCAGCGAGCCGactgcctgcagcactgcctgggcGGCCGCCTGGGCGCTGCGCCCTCCGCGCACCGAGCCAGCCTTGCCGTCCGCAGGGACTTCGAGCAGAGGGAGCCCTACAACTACCTGCAGGTCGCCTTCTTCCAG CTGAAGAAGCTGGATCAGGCCGTGTCGGCTGCCCACACGTTCTTCGTCGCCAACCCGCAGCACCTGCAGATGCGGGAGGACATGGAGAAGTACCGGCGGATGTCGGGGGTGAAGGCGGACAATTTCCGAGACCTGGAGGCGGCTCCACACTGG GAAGCGTATGAGGCTGGCGTGCAGCACTACAATGCAGATGAGTACCTGCAGGCTGTGGACAGACTGGAGGAGTCGCTCAGAGAGGCGCTGTCAGCACTAGAAGAGTGCCGTGCCCTGTGTGAAGGGcctttggaggaggaggaggaagaggaggaggaggagatgcagCCTGGCCTCTATGAAGCCATTGCAG CCCATTATATTCAGGTTTTGAAGTGCAGACAGCAGTGCGTCCTTGATATTGCCACAAAGCCAGGACGGATTTCTGCCACAGAAGATTTCATACCCTCTCATCTTGACTTACTACAGTTTGCCTACGACCAAG TTGGGAACCAGGCGCTGGCTGCTGAATGTGCTGCTTCCTATTTGCTCTTCTATCCCACGGATGAGCCAGTATTGGAGAAGATGAAGCAGTACCAAACAGAGCTCGGAGAGGACACAACTGTCACAGCAAGAGAG AATATTCACCATTATGTGCAGAGATCTCTGATGGAGAAGAAGTTGATTTACTATGCAGTGGAGCATCTCGGAGGAACTTTTAATGACCCT GATCTTTGGACTCCAGATGAGCTGATTCCTGAAAGCCTAAAGCAGAAATACAG AGAGGAtcaagagaagcaaaagcaggaAACTCTGGATGtagaagagagggagaagaggg GTCCGTTGCCTTTTGAGGGTATCACTGTCACCATGGATTCCCGACAGATGAATGGAACCCACAGGGTTGTGTTTGACAGAGTCCTGACGGAGTCTGAGTGCAAAGACCTTCTCCGGCTGACAAAG GCAGCGGCAGGAACAGGAGATGGCTACCGAGCAAGGCGGTCCCCTCATACCCCACATGAGAGATTTGAAGGGTTAACTGTGCTGAAGGCCACGCAG CTGGCCCAGAATGGGGACGTGGACTGGAGAGATGCCAAATTGCTTCTGCAGGCCAGTGAGAAATCACggaaaatcatagaatcctaTTTCACTCCTGGaaagaaactgcatttctcATTCACACACCTTGTGTGCCGCACAGCTGTAGAAG AGGAGCAGGAAGGTCGCATGGATCTCAGTCATCCTGTCCATGCTGATAATTGTCTGTTGGATCCTGAGGGGAAAGAGTGCTGGAAAGAACCACCTGCCTATGTCTACAGGGATTACAG TGGCATTCTCTACCTCAATGATGACTTCCAAGGTGGGGGgcttttcttcactgaaatggaCGCTGTGACTGTCACG GCCAAGGTGCGTCCGAAGTGTGGGAGGCTGGTAGCCTTCAGCTCTGGCAAGGAGAACCCCCATGGCGTGCGGGCAGTGAGCCGCGGCAGGCGCTGTGCCATCGCTCTCTGGTACACACACTCCCAGGAGCATGCTGAGCAG GAGCGGGTGAAGGCAGAGGAGCTGATGGAGCAGAGAGCCACGGAGCAGAACCAGCCTGAAGGAGAAGAGTATCAGGGCGCTGACCACAGCAGCAGATCCTCCTCGGAGCCCCTCGCTCCTGATGGCAGAGCCGGGCCCGTGAGCCGGCGGCACAAGCCTGGCTCGGACAGGAGGCAGCACCCCAAGCAGACACGGGCCAGAGATGAGTTCTGA
- the GNB3 gene encoding guanine nucleotide-binding protein G(I)/G(S)/G(T) subunit beta-3, with product MGEMEQMKQEAEQLKKQIADARKACADTTLAQIVAGVEVVGRIQMRTRRTLRGHLAKIYAMHWSTDSKLLVSASQDGKLIVWDTYTTNKVHAIPLRSSWVMTCAYAPSGNFVACGGLDNMCSIYNLKTREGNVKVSRELSAHTGYLSCCRFLDDNNIVTSSGDTTCALWDIETGQQKTVFLGHTGDCMSLAVSPDFKLFISGACDATAKLWDVREGTCRQTFSGHESDINAICFFPNGEAICTGSDDATCRLFDLRADQELIVYSHESIICGITSVAFSRSGRLLLAGYDDFNCNIWDSLKAERVGILSGHDNRVSCLGVTADGMAVATGSWDSFLKIWN from the exons ATGGGGGAAATGGAACAGAtgaagcaggaggctgagcagctgaagaagcaGATTGCG gatgccCGGAAAGCTTGTGCAGACACAACACTTGCTCAG ATCGTGGCCGGTGTGGAGGTTGTCGGTCGCATTCAGATGCGGACCCGAAGGACCCTGCGTGGGCACCTGGCCAAGATCTATGCCATGCACTGGTCGACGGACTCCAA ACTCCTGGTCAGTGCCTCACAAGACGGGAAGCTGATTGTGTGGGACACGTACACAACTAACAAG GTCCACGCCATCCCTTTGCGTTCTTCCTGGGTTATGACCTGTGCCTATGCCCCCTCGGGCAATTTTGTGGCCTGCGGGGGCCTCGACAACATGTGCTCCATCTACAACCTCAAGACTCGTGAAGGCAATGTCAAAGTGAGCAGAGAGCTCTCAGCCCATACAG GTTACCTCTCCTGCTGCCGATTTCTCGATGACAACAACATTGTGACTAGCTCTGGAGATACCACGTG TGCGCTCTGGGACATTGAGACAGGGCAGCAGAAGACGGTGTTCCTGGGCCACACCGGAGACTGCATGAGCTTGGCGGTCTCCCCGGACTTCAAGCTGTTCATCTCTGGGGCCTGCGATGCTACTGCCAAACTGTGGGACGTGCGGGAGGGAACCTGCCGTCAGACCTTCTCAGGGCACGAGTCTGATATCAATGCCATCTGC TTCTTCCCTAACGGCGAAGCCATCTGCACCGGCTCAGACGATGCCACCTGCCGCCTCTTCGACCTGCGGGCCGACCAGGAGCTCATAGTGTACTCTCACGAGAGCATCATCTGCGGAATCACCTCGGTCGCCTTCTCCCGCAGCGGGCGCCTCTTGCTTGCCGGGTACGACGACTTCAACTGCAACATCTGGGACTCCCTGAAAGCAGAACGCGTGG GAATCCTCTCTGGCCACGACAACAGAGTGAGCTGCCTGGGGGTGACAGCGGACGGCATGGCTGTTGCCACTGGCTCCTGGGACAGCTTCCTCAAGATCTGGAACTGA
- the CDCA3 gene encoding cell division cycle-associated protein 3 yields the protein MDGSTESSASLSSAMTAALCGPARGHTPTNQRPPRRRPIPAGLGGVARRGGAWPGSRRRPMGARGGRRAGDLNRGGGQRGAAMGAAGSAPATPAPPRARRPEHVRDPRSPSAGILRTPIEVLSSPAAPSPQHGPAADPRSPTPGISRTPMKEALSDSLQRLVEQLSEAFGAHTESPVAARPRQEPAAAPRGEAERPPSPAGCCEATPKAARPAGTAPAAGSKYARRKAGNKILVTSGGNGRSPFSVLQDDNSPSASAPRQVKRHVLGENLGEKEIVAADLTRNLKAGNCPWSDLNKENQQCPFVEN from the exons ATGGACGGCAGCACGGAGAGCAGCGCCTCGCTCAGCTCCGCCATGACAGCGGCTCTCTGCGGCCCCGCCCGCGGACACACCCCGACCAATCAgcgcccgccgcgccgccggcCAATCCCGGCGGGGCTCGGGGGCGTGGCCAGGCGCGGAGGGGCGTGGCCCGGCTCCCGGCGCCGGCCAATGGGAGCGCGCGGCGGGCGGCGCGCGGGAGATTTGAATCGCGGCGGCGGCCAGCGCGGGGCCGCCATGGGCGCCGCCGGCAGCGCCCCCGCCacccccgcgccgccccgcgcccgccgcccgGAGCACGTCCGCGACCCGCGCTCGCCCAGCGCCGGCATCCTGCGCACCCCCATCGAG gtgctgagctcccccgccgcccccagcccgcagcacggccccgccgcggATCCTCGGTCTCCGACGCCCGGCATCTCCCGCACGCCCATGAAGGAGGCGCTGAGCG ACAGCCTGCAGCGCCTGGTGGAGCAGCTCAGCGAGGCCTTCGGCGCCCACACCGAGTCGCCGGTGGCTGCACGGCCCCGCCAGGAGCCGGCCGCGGCCCCCCGGGGAGAGGCGGAGCGGCCCCCGTCGCCTGCAGGGTGCTGCGAGGCCACCCCGAAAGCTGCGCGCCCCGCAGGGACGGCACCGGCCGCGG GGAGCAAGTATGCAAGACGTAAGGCTGGCAACAAAATCCTGGTAACATCTGGAGGAAACGGCCGCTCTCCCTTCAGCGTCCTACAAGATGATAATTCCCCCAGTGCTTCTGCCCCTCGCCAG GTTAAGAGGCACGTGTTGGGAGAGAACCTTGGGGAGAAGGAAATAGTGGCAGCGGATCTGACCAGGAATCTCAAAGCTGGGAACTGTCCTTGGAGTGACCTGAACAAAGAGAACCAGCAGTGTCCTTTTGTGGAGAACTAG
- the USP5 gene encoding ubiquitin carboxyl-terminal hydrolase 5 isoform X2 → MAELSEALLSVLPSIRVPKAGDRVHKDECAFSFDTPESAGGLYICMNTFLGFGKHYVERHFQKTGQRVYLHLKRTRKPKEEDANSSAGDPPRKKPTRLAIGVEGGFDITEEKFEYDEDVKIVILPEHLDIPRDGLEGLPDMVRDRIASAVEAILTADSASRKQEVQAWDGEVRRVSKHAFSLHQLQNDVRIPPCGWKCSKCDMRENLWLNMTDGAILCGRRYFDGSGGNNHAVEHYRETGYPLAVKLGTITPDGADVYSYDEDDMVLDPNLAEHLAHFGIDMLKMQKTDKTMTELEIDMNQRIGEWELIQESGVQLKPLFGPGYTGIRNLGNSCYLNSVMQVLFSIPDFQRKYVDKLEKIFQSAPSDPTQDFSTQVAKLGHGLLSGEYSKPVSAEGEQQPDQKGVQNGIAPRMFKSLIGKGHPEFSTNRQQDAQEFFLHFINMVERNCRSSENPNEVFRFLVEEKLKCLATEKVKYTQRVDYIMQLPVPMDAALNKDELLEYEEKKRQAEEEKQPLPELVRAKVPFSSCLEAYGAPEQVDDFWSTALQAKSVALKTTRFASFPDYLVIQIKKFTFGLDWVPKKLDVSIEMPEELDISALQGTGLQDGEEEMPDIAPPLVTPDEPKAPMLDESVIIQLVEMGFPMDACRKAVYYTGNSGVEAAMNWVMSHMDDPDFANPLVLPGSSGPGSTIACPDPPSEDSVATIVSMGFSRDQAMKALRATNNSLERAVDWIFSHIDDLDAEAAMDISEGRSAADSISESVPVGPKVRDGPGKYQLFAFISHMGTSTMCGHYVCHIKKDGRWVIYNDQKVCASEKPPKDLGYIYFYQRIPS, encoded by the exons ATGGCGGAGCTGAGCGAGGCGCTGCTCTCCGTGCTGCCGTCCATCCGCGTGCCCAAGGCCGGCGACCGGGTCCACAAGGACGAGTGCGCCTTCTCCTTCGACACGCCG GAGTCGGCGGGCGGGCTGTACATCTGCATGAACACCTTCCTGGGCTTCGGCAAGCACTACGTGGAGAGGCACTTCCAGAAGACGGGCCAGAGGGTCTACCTGCACCTCAAGCGGACGCGCAAGCCG AAGGAAGAGGATGCTAACTCCAGTGCTGGGGACCCCCCGAGGAAAAAACCGACTCGCTTGGCCATTG gTGTGGAAGGTGGATTTGACATCACAGAGGAAAAGTTTGAATACGATGAAGACGtgaaaatagttattttacCAGAGCATTTGGATATTCCCCGTGACGGGCTGGAGGGGCTCCCTGACATGGTCAGAGACAGG ATTGCCAGTGCGGTGGAGGCCATCCTGACGGCAGACTCAGCCTCGCGGAAGCAGGAGGTGCAGGCTTGGGATGGGGAGGTTCGGCGCGTTTCCAAACACGCTTTTTCCCTGCACCAGCTTCAGAACGACGTCCGCATCCCACCATG CGGCTGGAAGTGCAGCAAGTGTGACATGAGGGAGAACCTGTGGCTCAACATGACCGACGGAGCCATCCTCTGCGGCCGGCGCTACTTCGATGGCAGTGGGGGCAACAACCACGCGGTGGAGCATTACCGGGAGACTGGCTACCCGCTGGCTGTGAAGCTGGGAACCATTACTCCTGACGGGGCTG ATGTCTACTCCTACGATGAGGATGACATGGTGTTGGATCCCAACCTGGCAGAACACCTTGCTCACTTTGGGATTGACATGCTCAAGATGCAGAAG ACAGACAAGACGATGACAGAACTGGAAATAGACATGAATCAACGCATTGGGGAGTGGGAGCTCATCCAGGAGTCTGGTGTGCAGCTCAAGCCCCTCTTTGGGCCTGGGTACACTGGCATCCGTAACCTGGGCAACAGTTGCTACCTCAATTCTGTGATGCAGGTGCTGTTCAGTATCCCAGACTTCCAGAGAAA GTACGTGGACAAGCTGGAGAAGATATTCCAAAGCGCACCTTCGGACCCCACACAGGACTTCAGCACACAAGT AGCCAAGCTGGGCCACGGGCTGCTGTCTGGGGAGTATTCAAAGCCAGTTTCTGCggaaggggagcagcagcctgatCAGAAG GGTGTGCAAAACGGCATTGCTCCCCGCATGTTTAAGTCCCTGATCGGAAAGGGACACCCGGAGTTTTCCACTAACCGACAGCAGGATGCCCAGGAATTCTTTCTGCACTTCATCAACATGGTGGAG AGGAACTGCCGCAGCTCGGAGAACCCCAATGAGGTCTTTCGTTTTCTGGtggaggaaaagctgaagtgccTGGCCACAGAGAAGGTGAAATACACCCAGCGTGTGGACTATATCATGCAGCTGCCTGTGCCCATGGACGCTGCACTCAACAAAG ATGAACTGCTGGAATACGAGGAGAAGAAGcggcaggcagaggaggagaagcagccacTGCCTGAGCTGGTGCGAGCCAAGGTGCCTTTCAGCTCCTGCCTAGAGGCCTATGGAGCTCCAGAGCAGGTGGATGATTTCTGGAGCACAGCCTTGCAGGCCAAGTCTGTGGCTCTCAa AACAACGCGGTTCGCCTCTTTCCCAGATTATTTGGTGATCCAGATCAAGAAATTCACTTTTGGTCTGGATTGGGTGCCCAAAAAGCTTG ATGTCTCCATTGAAATGCCCGAGGAGCTGGATATCTCTGCGCTGCAGGGAACGGGGCTGCAagatggagaagaagaaatgccAGACATCGCGCCCCCGCTGGTGACACCAGACGAGCCCAAAG CCCCCATGCTGGATGAGTCGGTGATCATCCAGCTAGTGGAGATGGGCTTTCCCATGGACGCCTGCCGCAAGGCCGTGTACTACACGGGGAACAGCGGGGTCGAGGCTGCCATGAACTGGGTCATGTCCCACATGGATGATCCAG ACTTTGCCAACCCATTAGTTCTCCCGGGATCCAGTGGACCAGGGTCAACTATTGCTTGCCCAGACCCTCCTTCAGAAGACAGCGTGGCCACCATCGTCTCCATGGGCTTCTCCCGGGACCAGGCCATGAAAGCGCTTAGGGCAACG AACAACAGCCTGGAGCGTGCTGTGGATTGGATCTTTAGTCACATTGATGACCTCGACGCGGAAGCTGCTATGGATATCTCAGAGGGGCGCTCGGCAGCAGACTCCATCTCCGAGTCTGTCCCTGTTGGTCCTAAAGTGCGCGATGGGCCTGGAA AATATCAGCTGTTTGCCTTCATCAGCCACATGGGCACTTCGACTATGTGCGGCCACTACGTTTGTCACATCAAGAAAGATGGCAG GTGGGTGATCTACAACGACCAGAAAGTCTGTGCTTCTGAGAAGCCCCCCAAGGACCTGGGCTACATCTACTTCTACCAGCGGATCCCCAGCTAG
- the USP5 gene encoding ubiquitin carboxyl-terminal hydrolase 5 isoform X1 encodes MAELSEALLSVLPSIRVPKAGDRVHKDECAFSFDTPESAGGLYICMNTFLGFGKHYVERHFQKTGQRVYLHLKRTRKPKEEDANSSAGDPPRKKPTRLAIGVEGGFDITEEKFEYDEDVKIVILPEHLDIPRDGLEGLPDMVRDRIASAVEAILTADSASRKQEVQAWDGEVRRVSKHAFSLHQLQNDVRIPPCGWKCSKCDMRENLWLNMTDGAILCGRRYFDGSGGNNHAVEHYRETGYPLAVKLGTITPDGADVYSYDEDDMVLDPNLAEHLAHFGIDMLKMQKTDKTMTELEIDMNQRIGEWELIQESGVQLKPLFGPGYTGIRNLGNSCYLNSVMQVLFSIPDFQRKYVDKLEKIFQSAPSDPTQDFSTQVAKLGHGLLSGEYSKPVSAEGEQQPDQKGVQNGIAPRMFKSLIGKGHPEFSTNRQQDAQEFFLHFINMVERNCRSSENPNEVFRFLVEEKLKCLATEKVKYTQRVDYIMQLPVPMDAALNKDELLEYEEKKRQAEEEKQPLPELVRAKVPFSSCLEAYGAPEQVDDFWSTALQAKSVALKTTRFASFPDYLVIQIKKFTFGLDWVPKKLDVSIEMPEELDISALQGTGLQDGEEEMPDIAPPLVTPDEPKGSLGFYGNEDDDSFCSPHFSSPTSPMLDESVIIQLVEMGFPMDACRKAVYYTGNSGVEAAMNWVMSHMDDPDFANPLVLPGSSGPGSTIACPDPPSEDSVATIVSMGFSRDQAMKALRATNNSLERAVDWIFSHIDDLDAEAAMDISEGRSAADSISESVPVGPKVRDGPGKYQLFAFISHMGTSTMCGHYVCHIKKDGRWVIYNDQKVCASEKPPKDLGYIYFYQRIPS; translated from the exons ATGGCGGAGCTGAGCGAGGCGCTGCTCTCCGTGCTGCCGTCCATCCGCGTGCCCAAGGCCGGCGACCGGGTCCACAAGGACGAGTGCGCCTTCTCCTTCGACACGCCG GAGTCGGCGGGCGGGCTGTACATCTGCATGAACACCTTCCTGGGCTTCGGCAAGCACTACGTGGAGAGGCACTTCCAGAAGACGGGCCAGAGGGTCTACCTGCACCTCAAGCGGACGCGCAAGCCG AAGGAAGAGGATGCTAACTCCAGTGCTGGGGACCCCCCGAGGAAAAAACCGACTCGCTTGGCCATTG gTGTGGAAGGTGGATTTGACATCACAGAGGAAAAGTTTGAATACGATGAAGACGtgaaaatagttattttacCAGAGCATTTGGATATTCCCCGTGACGGGCTGGAGGGGCTCCCTGACATGGTCAGAGACAGG ATTGCCAGTGCGGTGGAGGCCATCCTGACGGCAGACTCAGCCTCGCGGAAGCAGGAGGTGCAGGCTTGGGATGGGGAGGTTCGGCGCGTTTCCAAACACGCTTTTTCCCTGCACCAGCTTCAGAACGACGTCCGCATCCCACCATG CGGCTGGAAGTGCAGCAAGTGTGACATGAGGGAGAACCTGTGGCTCAACATGACCGACGGAGCCATCCTCTGCGGCCGGCGCTACTTCGATGGCAGTGGGGGCAACAACCACGCGGTGGAGCATTACCGGGAGACTGGCTACCCGCTGGCTGTGAAGCTGGGAACCATTACTCCTGACGGGGCTG ATGTCTACTCCTACGATGAGGATGACATGGTGTTGGATCCCAACCTGGCAGAACACCTTGCTCACTTTGGGATTGACATGCTCAAGATGCAGAAG ACAGACAAGACGATGACAGAACTGGAAATAGACATGAATCAACGCATTGGGGAGTGGGAGCTCATCCAGGAGTCTGGTGTGCAGCTCAAGCCCCTCTTTGGGCCTGGGTACACTGGCATCCGTAACCTGGGCAACAGTTGCTACCTCAATTCTGTGATGCAGGTGCTGTTCAGTATCCCAGACTTCCAGAGAAA GTACGTGGACAAGCTGGAGAAGATATTCCAAAGCGCACCTTCGGACCCCACACAGGACTTCAGCACACAAGT AGCCAAGCTGGGCCACGGGCTGCTGTCTGGGGAGTATTCAAAGCCAGTTTCTGCggaaggggagcagcagcctgatCAGAAG GGTGTGCAAAACGGCATTGCTCCCCGCATGTTTAAGTCCCTGATCGGAAAGGGACACCCGGAGTTTTCCACTAACCGACAGCAGGATGCCCAGGAATTCTTTCTGCACTTCATCAACATGGTGGAG AGGAACTGCCGCAGCTCGGAGAACCCCAATGAGGTCTTTCGTTTTCTGGtggaggaaaagctgaagtgccTGGCCACAGAGAAGGTGAAATACACCCAGCGTGTGGACTATATCATGCAGCTGCCTGTGCCCATGGACGCTGCACTCAACAAAG ATGAACTGCTGGAATACGAGGAGAAGAAGcggcaggcagaggaggagaagcagccacTGCCTGAGCTGGTGCGAGCCAAGGTGCCTTTCAGCTCCTGCCTAGAGGCCTATGGAGCTCCAGAGCAGGTGGATGATTTCTGGAGCACAGCCTTGCAGGCCAAGTCTGTGGCTCTCAa AACAACGCGGTTCGCCTCTTTCCCAGATTATTTGGTGATCCAGATCAAGAAATTCACTTTTGGTCTGGATTGGGTGCCCAAAAAGCTTG ATGTCTCCATTGAAATGCCCGAGGAGCTGGATATCTCTGCGCTGCAGGGAACGGGGCTGCAagatggagaagaagaaatgccAGACATCGCGCCCCCGCTGGTGACACCAGACGAGCCCAAAGGTAGCCTGGGGTTCTATGGCAACGAGGACGACGACTCCTTCTGCTCCCCTCACTTCTCCTCTCCGACAT CCCCCATGCTGGATGAGTCGGTGATCATCCAGCTAGTGGAGATGGGCTTTCCCATGGACGCCTGCCGCAAGGCCGTGTACTACACGGGGAACAGCGGGGTCGAGGCTGCCATGAACTGGGTCATGTCCCACATGGATGATCCAG ACTTTGCCAACCCATTAGTTCTCCCGGGATCCAGTGGACCAGGGTCAACTATTGCTTGCCCAGACCCTCCTTCAGAAGACAGCGTGGCCACCATCGTCTCCATGGGCTTCTCCCGGGACCAGGCCATGAAAGCGCTTAGGGCAACG AACAACAGCCTGGAGCGTGCTGTGGATTGGATCTTTAGTCACATTGATGACCTCGACGCGGAAGCTGCTATGGATATCTCAGAGGGGCGCTCGGCAGCAGACTCCATCTCCGAGTCTGTCCCTGTTGGTCCTAAAGTGCGCGATGGGCCTGGAA AATATCAGCTGTTTGCCTTCATCAGCCACATGGGCACTTCGACTATGTGCGGCCACTACGTTTGTCACATCAAGAAAGATGGCAG GTGGGTGATCTACAACGACCAGAAAGTCTGTGCTTCTGAGAAGCCCCCCAAGGACCTGGGCTACATCTACTTCTACCAGCGGATCCCCAGCTAG